The following are encoded in a window of Shewanella psychrotolerans genomic DNA:
- the edd gene encoding phosphogluconate dehydratase: protein MHAVVKSVTDRIIERSKHSRAQYLKALDEAKANGVHRSSLSCGNLAHGFAACSPADKSTIKALTKANIGIVTAFNDMLSAHQPYESYPQLLKDACQEVGSVAQVAGGVPAMCDGVTQGQPGMELSLLSREVIAMSTAVGLSHNMFDGALLLGICDKIVPGLLIGALSFGHLPMLFVPAGPMKSGIPNKEKARIRQQFAQGQVDRAALLEAESKSYHSAGTCTFYGTANSNQLMLEVMGLQLPGSSFVNPDDPLREALNKMAAKQVCRLTEMGTQYTPIGEVVNEKSVVNGIVALLATGGSTNLTMHIVAAARAAGIIVNWDDFSELSDAVPLLARVYPNGHADINHFHAAGGMALLVKELLDAGLLHEDVNTVAGFGLRRYTQEPKLIDNELVWVDGPTVSLDKEVLTAVSEPFQSNGGLKLLKGNLGRAVIKVSAVAEKHRLVEAPAVVIDDQNKLEAIFKAGELDKDCVVVVKGQGPKAIGMPELHKLTPILGTLQDKGFKVALLTDGRMSGASGKVPAAIHLTPEALDGGLIAKVQNGDLIRVNANTGEVTLLVDESILAAREAGKVDLRRTSYGMGRELFAALRSNLSSPETGARCTTTIDENY, encoded by the coding sequence ATGCACGCAGTAGTAAAGTCGGTTACCGACAGAATCATTGAGCGAAGCAAACATTCTCGCGCTCAGTACCTTAAAGCCCTTGATGAGGCCAAAGCCAACGGCGTTCATCGTAGTAGCTTAAGCTGTGGCAATTTAGCTCACGGTTTCGCCGCGTGTAGTCCAGCGGATAAGAGTACGATTAAAGCGCTCACAAAAGCGAATATAGGTATTGTGACCGCATTTAACGATATGCTGTCAGCACATCAGCCTTATGAAAGCTATCCGCAGCTACTAAAAGATGCTTGCCAAGAAGTGGGTAGTGTTGCTCAGGTTGCTGGCGGTGTTCCTGCGATGTGTGATGGGGTCACTCAAGGCCAACCGGGTATGGAGCTTAGTTTACTAAGCCGTGAAGTTATCGCGATGTCGACCGCCGTAGGGTTGTCGCATAACATGTTCGATGGTGCGTTACTCCTCGGCATCTGCGATAAAATTGTGCCTGGTTTGCTGATTGGTGCGCTCAGCTTTGGCCACTTGCCAATGCTATTTGTGCCAGCTGGGCCGATGAAGTCGGGGATCCCAAATAAAGAAAAAGCACGTATTCGTCAACAGTTTGCTCAAGGTCAAGTCGATAGAGCTGCACTGCTAGAAGCTGAGTCGAAATCTTATCACAGCGCTGGAACCTGTACCTTCTACGGTACCGCGAACAGCAATCAGCTGATGCTAGAAGTGATGGGACTGCAGTTACCTGGTTCTTCTTTTGTTAATCCTGATGATCCTTTGCGAGAGGCGCTAAATAAAATGGCGGCTAAGCAAGTGTGTCGTTTAACCGAAATGGGCACCCAATATACGCCTATTGGTGAAGTGGTTAATGAGAAGTCTGTGGTCAACGGTATCGTGGCATTACTTGCTACGGGCGGTTCAACCAACCTGACAATGCATATTGTGGCAGCGGCTCGCGCAGCTGGAATAATCGTTAACTGGGATGATTTTTCAGAGCTATCTGATGCGGTACCTTTACTGGCTCGTGTTTATCCTAATGGCCATGCCGATATTAATCATTTCCACGCTGCTGGGGGCATGGCGCTGTTGGTAAAAGAGTTACTCGATGCAGGTCTATTGCATGAGGATGTCAATACGGTTGCAGGGTTTGGCCTTCGCCGTTATACCCAAGAGCCTAAATTGATCGACAACGAATTAGTTTGGGTTGATGGTCCTACTGTTTCACTGGATAAAGAAGTGTTAACTGCAGTTTCAGAACCGTTCCAAAGTAACGGTGGCTTGAAATTACTTAAAGGTAACTTAGGACGTGCGGTTATTAAGGTATCTGCAGTGGCAGAAAAGCACCGTTTAGTGGAAGCACCGGCAGTCGTTATTGATGATCAAAATAAACTTGAAGCGATTTTTAAAGCTGGTGAACTCGATAAAGACTGTGTCGTTGTCGTTAAGGGCCAAGGTCCTAAAGCGATAGGCATGCCTGAGTTGCATAAGTTGACACCGATATTAGGAACGTTGCAAGACAAGGGCTTTAAAGTTGCGTTGTTAACTGACGGACGTATGTCTGGTGCCTCAGGTAAGGTACCCGCTGCAATCCATTTAACGCCAGAGGCGCTTGATGGAGGCTTGATTGCCAAAGTACAAAATGGCGATTTGATACGGGTTAACGCTAACACTGGTGAAGTGACTCTTCTTGTGGATGAGAGCATTTTAGCTGCTCGTGAAGCAGGTAAAGTCGATCTTCGTCGTACGAGTTATGGTATGGGACGTGAGCTATTTGCGGCACTACGTTCAAATTTAAGTAGTCCAGAAACGGGTGCTCGTTGCACTACGACTATCGACGAAAATTATTAA
- the pgl gene encoding 6-phosphogluconolactonase, whose product MIKESVFKSFDSKSALEAQLADRIANQLQSAIDARGKASLVVSGGSTPLALFELLSHKAIEWNDVYITLADERWVDTESDDSNENLVRQHLLQHRAAAAKFRGLKNMFSTAEAGVEMAIEQLANFPKPFDVVVLGMGNDGHTCSWFPCSQEIEQALTTDALCLAVNPGAAPHGRMTISKQGILASRQIYLHIVGEQKLTVYRQALENEDAKAMPIRAVLAQHRTPVDVYWSA is encoded by the coding sequence ATGATTAAAGAATCTGTATTCAAATCATTTGATAGCAAATCAGCATTAGAAGCACAATTAGCCGATCGTATCGCGAATCAATTGCAATCGGCAATTGATGCTCGTGGTAAGGCTAGCCTCGTGGTTTCTGGTGGATCAACACCGCTAGCGTTATTTGAGCTACTTAGCCATAAAGCCATTGAATGGAACGATGTTTACATCACGTTAGCCGATGAGCGTTGGGTCGATACTGAGTCTGACGATTCTAACGAGAATCTCGTTAGGCAACATCTGTTACAACATCGCGCAGCAGCTGCAAAATTTCGCGGCTTAAAGAATATGTTTTCTACCGCTGAAGCGGGTGTGGAAATGGCGATAGAGCAGCTAGCGAACTTTCCAAAGCCGTTTGATGTCGTTGTTCTTGGTATGGGCAATGACGGTCACACCTGTTCTTGGTTTCCCTGTTCACAAGAGATAGAGCAAGCATTAACAACTGATGCACTTTGTCTTGCTGTTAATCCTGGGGCGGCGCCACATGGCAGAATGACAATCTCTAAACAGGGGATTTTAGCGAGTCGCCAAATATACTTACACATTGTCGGTGAACAAAAGCTGACTGTTTACCGTCAAGCGCTTGAAAATGAAGACGCCAAAGCGATGCCAATACGAGCCGTATTGGCTCAACATCGTACGCCCGTTGATGTTTATTGGAGCGCTTAA